The following coding sequences are from one Clarias gariepinus isolate MV-2021 ecotype Netherlands chromosome 19, CGAR_prim_01v2, whole genome shotgun sequence window:
- the cnot8 gene encoding CCR4-NOT transcription complex subunit 8 has translation MPAALADTSQIICEVWASNVDEEMRKIRQIVQNYNYIAMDTEFPGVVVRPIGEFRSTVDYQYQLLRCNVDLLKIIQLGLTFMNEDGDYPPGTTTWQFNFKFNLTEDMYSQDSIDLLQNSGLQFKKHEEEGIDTLYFAELLMTSGLVLCENVRWLSFHSGYDFGYLVKLLTDARLPEEEHEFFQILNLFFPAIYDVKYLMKSCKNLKGGLQEVADQLELKRIGRQHQAGSDSLLTGMAFFRMKELFFEDNIDDAKYCGRLYGLGSGSSQTQNGISNSSQEETNNKH, from the exons ATGCCAGCTGCACTTGCAGATACCAGTCAGATCATCTGTGAGGTCTGGGCCAGCAACGTGGACGAGGAGATGAGGAAAATACGCCAGATCGTTCAGAATTACAACTACATCGCCATG GACACAGAGTTCCCCGGCGTGGTGGTTCGACCCATCGGAGAATTCCGCAGCACTGTCGACTATCAGTATCAGCTCCTGCGCTGCAACGTGGATCTGCTGAAAATCATTCAACTCGGCCTGACCTTCATGAACGAAGACGGCGACTATCCACCTGGGACCACCACCTGGCAGTTCaactttaaattcaatttaac AGAGGACATGTACTCACAGGACTCCATAGACCTTCTGCAAAACTCAGGCCTTCAGTTTAAGAAGCACGAGGAGGAAGGAATCGATACGCTGTACTTCGCAGAGCTCCTCATGACCTCGGGTTTAGTGCTGTGTGAAAACGTGCGATGGCTCTCCTTTCACag TGGATATGACTTCGGCTACCTGGTGAAGCTCCTTACAGACGCTCGGCTACCGGAAGAGGAGCACGAATTCTTTCAGATCCTGAACCTCTTCTTTCCTGCCATCTACGATGTGAAATATCTCATGAAGAGCTGCAAAAACCTGAAG ggtggACTTCAGGAAGTTGCAGACCAGCTGGAGCTGAAAAGGATCGGCAGACAGCATCAGGCCGGCTCGGACTCGCTGCTGACCGGGATGGCCTTCTTCAGGATGAAAGAG TTATTCTTCGAAGACAACATTGATGACGCCAAGTACTGCGGCCGCCTCTACGGCCTGGGCTCGGGTTCCTCACAGACGCAGAACGGCATCTCCAACTCGTCGCAAGAAGAAACCAACAACAAGCACTGA